One Synechococcus sp. PROS-9-1 DNA window includes the following coding sequences:
- the thrC gene encoding threonine synthase, translated as MQDWPGLIEAYRSWLPVSSATPVITLHEGATPLIPVPSVAERIGRGVKVFVKYDGLNPTGSFKDRGMTMAISKAKEAGCEAVICASTGNTSAAAAAYARRGRMRAFVLIPDGYVAQGKLAQALVYGAEVLAIRGNFDRALDIVREAAEKYPITLVNSVNPYRLQGQKTAAFEIVDALGDAPDWLCIPMGNAGNITAYWMGFQEYQQAGRSRRLPRMMGFQASGSAPLVNETTVSDPETIATAIRIGNPVNRAKAIAARQASNGAFLDVTDAEIIDAYKLLGGQEGIFCEPASAASVAGLMKRAAEVPDGATVVCVLTGNGLKDPDCAINNNDASFYADLDPDLSTVAKVMGF; from the coding sequence ATGCAGGACTGGCCCGGGCTCATCGAGGCCTATCGATCTTGGCTTCCCGTTTCGTCTGCCACTCCAGTGATCACGTTGCATGAGGGTGCAACACCACTGATTCCGGTCCCATCGGTTGCGGAACGGATTGGACGCGGAGTGAAAGTATTCGTTAAATACGACGGTCTGAATCCCACCGGATCCTTTAAAGACCGTGGAATGACCATGGCGATCAGCAAGGCCAAAGAAGCCGGCTGTGAAGCGGTGATTTGTGCCAGCACGGGGAACACCAGTGCTGCCGCTGCCGCCTATGCCCGTCGAGGCAGAATGCGAGCCTTCGTATTGATCCCAGACGGATACGTCGCACAAGGGAAATTGGCGCAAGCTCTGGTTTATGGGGCTGAAGTGCTGGCGATCCGGGGCAATTTCGACCGTGCTCTCGACATCGTTCGCGAAGCAGCCGAGAAATACCCGATCACCTTGGTGAATTCAGTCAACCCTTATCGACTGCAAGGACAAAAAACCGCAGCTTTTGAAATTGTCGATGCCTTAGGAGATGCTCCCGACTGGCTGTGCATCCCGATGGGCAACGCCGGAAATATCACGGCCTACTGGATGGGATTCCAGGAATATCAGCAGGCTGGTCGCAGTCGGCGTTTGCCGCGAATGATGGGCTTCCAAGCCAGTGGCTCCGCGCCACTGGTGAATGAAACCACTGTGAGTGATCCAGAAACAATCGCTACCGCAATTCGCATCGGCAACCCCGTGAACCGAGCGAAGGCCATCGCAGCCCGTCAGGCCAGCAACGGAGCTTTCCTGGATGTCACCGATGCGGAAATTATCGATGCCTACAAACTGCTCGGTGGCCAAGAAGGAATCTTCTGTGAACCCGCCAGTGCAGCCTCGGTGGCGGGCTTAATGAAACGTGCAGCAGAGGTTCCAGACGGAGCAACGGTGGTCTGTGTATTAACCGGAAATGGTCTTAAAGATCCGGACTGCGCCATCAACAACAACGACGCATCCTTCTACGCCGATCTTGATCCCGATCTGAGCACCGTGGCCAAGGTAATGGGCTTCTAA
- a CDS encoding AarF/ABC1/UbiB kinase family protein produces the protein MAQHELGDFIEAAGLLEYDPAAITRIYAGHPQRLLRRLWQTLVPIGLLLLGVGVDKLLGLLSNQERARTRARECANLLVDLGPAFIKAGQALSTRPDIVPPVLLEELAQLQDQLPGFDSDLAMACIEDDLGAPVDSIYAELDREPISAASLGQVHQGYLKGGQKVAVKVQRPGLREQITLDLYIVRNIAAWLNTNIGLIRSDLVALIDELGSRVFEEMDYLNEADNANKFRELHKQNPRIAVPEIFTEATSRRVLTMEWIDGVKLTNLEAVRDLGIDPNDMVEVGVSCSLQQLLEHGFFHADPHPGNLLAMADGRLCYLDFGMMSEVSRESRTGLIQAVVHLVNRNFEKLSKDFVTLGFLAEDVNLEPIVPAFESVFSQAIEMGVNRMDFKSVTDDMSGVMYKFPFRVPPYYALILRSLVTLEGIALSVDSEFKILGAAYPYFARRLMEDPDPQLRQSLKEMLFEGDAFRWTRLEGLVASAASQNQLDLEALLDQVLDFLFSANGGMLRNQLVEAVADRLDAIGWTALQRIGRRLPRPFQPTLLLDVAPSLNEDNYLDLEPIRQLISVLQQLPGFNPDLVFSRLPRLIRERDARQMGVALAQGLAERGVVRLVKAAAGSPN, from the coding sequence GTGGCACAACACGAGCTAGGAGATTTCATTGAGGCCGCCGGTCTGCTCGAGTACGACCCGGCTGCGATCACGCGGATCTATGCCGGCCATCCGCAGCGCTTACTGCGCCGCCTCTGGCAAACCCTTGTCCCCATTGGGCTTCTACTGCTCGGAGTTGGTGTCGACAAACTTCTAGGGCTGCTCAGCAATCAGGAGCGCGCCAGAACGAGAGCCAGGGAATGTGCCAATTTGCTCGTTGATCTCGGTCCTGCTTTCATCAAAGCTGGCCAGGCGCTTTCCACCCGTCCAGACATCGTTCCTCCTGTGCTGCTCGAGGAACTGGCCCAACTCCAAGATCAACTTCCTGGCTTCGATAGCGACCTCGCCATGGCCTGCATCGAGGATGACCTCGGTGCACCGGTCGACAGCATCTATGCGGAACTCGATCGAGAACCCATCTCCGCTGCGTCTCTTGGTCAAGTGCACCAGGGATATCTCAAGGGCGGCCAAAAAGTCGCCGTCAAAGTGCAACGACCTGGTTTACGAGAACAAATCACTCTTGACCTTTATATCGTTCGAAACATTGCTGCATGGCTTAATACCAACATCGGCCTTATTCGTAGTGATCTTGTTGCACTAATCGATGAATTAGGGAGCCGAGTCTTTGAAGAGATGGATTATCTCAATGAAGCAGATAATGCAAATAAATTCCGTGAATTGCACAAACAGAATCCACGCATTGCCGTTCCAGAAATTTTTACTGAAGCCACCAGTAGACGGGTGCTAACAATGGAATGGATCGATGGCGTGAAACTCACCAATCTGGAAGCCGTTAGGGATTTAGGAATTGATCCAAATGACATGGTTGAAGTGGGAGTGAGCTGCAGTTTGCAACAACTTCTCGAACATGGGTTTTTCCACGCTGATCCCCATCCTGGCAACCTTTTAGCCATGGCCGACGGTCGACTTTGCTATCTCGATTTCGGAATGATGAGTGAGGTCAGCCGTGAATCCCGCACTGGACTCATCCAGGCTGTTGTTCATCTTGTGAATCGTAATTTTGAAAAACTCTCCAAAGATTTCGTCACGCTCGGATTTTTAGCCGAAGACGTGAATTTGGAGCCGATCGTGCCTGCCTTTGAATCCGTCTTTAGTCAAGCCATCGAGATGGGCGTGAATCGCATGGATTTCAAAAGTGTGACTGACGATATGTCGGGAGTGATGTACAAATTCCCCTTTCGAGTTCCTCCTTATTACGCCCTGATCCTCCGCTCTCTCGTCACACTTGAAGGCATCGCGCTCAGCGTGGATTCGGAGTTCAAAATTCTTGGTGCGGCCTACCCCTATTTCGCCAGACGTTTAATGGAGGATCCAGATCCTCAACTGCGTCAAAGTCTGAAAGAAATGCTGTTCGAAGGCGACGCCTTTCGCTGGACAAGGCTTGAAGGTCTTGTCGCAAGTGCGGCAAGTCAAAACCAACTGGATCTCGAAGCGTTGCTCGATCAAGTGCTCGACTTCCTGTTTTCAGCCAACGGCGGCATGCTCCGCAATCAATTGGTTGAAGCTGTAGCGGATCGTTTGGATGCCATTGGCTGGACAGCCCTACAACGCATCGGACGCCGATTACCGCGGCCTTTTCAACCAACGCTGCTCCTCGATGTTGCCCCGTCCCTCAACGAAGACAACTACCTCGACCTTGAACCGATCCGGCAACTCATCAGCGTTTTACAGCAATTGCCAGGTTTCAATCCTGATCTTGTGTTTAGTCGACTTCCTCGGTTGATTCGTGAACGCGATGCAAGACAAATGGGGGTTGCTCTGGCACAAGGATTAGCCGAACGCGGAGTTGTCCGCCTCGTTAAAGCAGCTGCAGGAAGTCCGAATTAG
- the uvrA gene encoding excinuclease ABC subunit UvrA: MGRRAPTANDHSASPKTALSKTGQSSGVSSSEEVIRVRGARQHNLKNVDVTIPRNKMVVFTGVSGSGKSSLAFDTIFAEGQRRYVESLSAYARQFLGQVDKPDVDAIEGLSPAISIDQKSTSHNPRSTVGTVTEIHDYLRLLFGRAGEPHCPECGRSIRPQTIDEMVDQILTLPEGTRYQLLAPVVRGKKGTHSKLISGLAAEGFARIRINGEVRELADNIELDKNHQHAIEVVVDRLVAREGIQERLNDSLRTALKRGDGLALVEVVPKKGEELPEGVEKERLYSENYACPVHGAVMEELSPRLFSFNSPYGACEVCHGIGYIRKFTVDRVVPDPSQPVYSAVVPWAEKDNSYYFSLLYSVGEAFGFEIKTPWKDLTDQQKDILLNGSREPIQIQADSRYRKSQTYMRPFEGILPILERQLRDASGEAQRQKLEKYLELVPCESCAGLRLRPEALAVKVGPFRITDLTAVSVGQTLERIESLMGVGSYEGSEPLLNSRQIQIGDLVLKEIRMRLRFLLDVGLDYLSLDRPAMTLSGGEAQRIRLATQIGAGLTGVLYVLDEPSIGLHQRDNDRLLTTLERLRDLGNTLVVVEHDEDTIRAADHLVDIGPGAGVHGGHIVAEGSIDDLLGAEDSVTGAYLSGKKSIPTPAERRNGGTRSLKLLDCSRNNLEGLNVEFPLGRLVSVTGVSGSGKSTLVNELLHPALEHGLGRKIPFPQGLGELRGLKSIDKVIVIDQSPIGRTPRSNPATYTGAFDPIRQIFAATVEAKARGYQVGQFSFNVKGGRCEACRGQGVNVIEMNFLPDVYVQCDVCKGARFNRETLQVTYKGFTIADVLEMTVEQAADVFSAIPQAADRLTTLVDVGLGYVKLGQPAPTLSGGEAQRVKLATELSRRATGKTLYLIDEPTTGLSFYDVHKLMDVIQRLVDKGNSVICIEHNLDVIRCSDWVIDLGPEGGNKGGQIVVTGTPEEVAQHKTSHTGRYLKEVLKQHPPQLIKSMEEAA; encoded by the coding sequence ATGGGTCGCCGTGCTCCGACCGCAAACGATCATTCGGCTTCACCGAAAACTGCTTTGTCGAAGACTGGTCAATCGAGTGGTGTTTCGTCTTCTGAGGAAGTGATTCGAGTTCGTGGTGCCCGGCAGCACAACCTCAAAAACGTGGATGTCACGATTCCGCGGAACAAAATGGTGGTCTTCACCGGGGTGAGTGGGAGTGGGAAGAGTTCATTAGCGTTCGACACGATTTTTGCTGAAGGACAGCGTCGCTACGTGGAGAGTCTGTCTGCTTATGCGCGTCAGTTTCTTGGCCAGGTGGATAAACCAGATGTGGATGCGATTGAAGGGCTGTCACCGGCGATTTCGATTGATCAGAAATCAACAAGCCATAACCCTCGCTCCACCGTTGGCACGGTGACCGAGATTCACGACTATTTGCGTCTCTTGTTTGGTCGTGCCGGGGAGCCCCATTGTCCTGAATGTGGCCGGTCTATACGGCCCCAGACCATTGATGAAATGGTCGATCAAATTCTCACGCTTCCTGAGGGGACCCGTTATCAACTTTTAGCGCCGGTGGTGCGTGGAAAAAAAGGAACCCACAGCAAATTGATCAGTGGCTTGGCTGCTGAAGGCTTTGCTCGGATCCGTATCAATGGTGAGGTTCGTGAGCTAGCGGACAACATTGAGTTAGACAAAAATCATCAGCACGCCATTGAAGTTGTGGTGGATCGTCTGGTCGCTCGAGAAGGAATTCAGGAGCGTCTCAATGATTCTCTACGTACGGCATTGAAACGAGGTGACGGTTTGGCTCTCGTTGAAGTGGTACCCAAAAAGGGAGAGGAATTGCCCGAAGGAGTGGAGAAAGAAAGGCTCTATTCCGAGAACTATGCATGCCCTGTTCACGGGGCGGTGATGGAAGAGCTTTCACCACGACTTTTTTCGTTCAACAGTCCTTACGGAGCTTGTGAGGTTTGTCATGGGATTGGTTACATACGGAAATTTACTGTTGATCGGGTGGTTCCAGATCCATCTCAGCCTGTGTATTCCGCTGTAGTTCCGTGGGCAGAAAAAGATAATTCGTACTACTTCTCACTTTTGTATTCTGTAGGAGAAGCTTTTGGGTTTGAAATTAAGACTCCTTGGAAGGATCTCACTGATCAACAAAAAGATATTTTATTGAATGGAAGTCGCGAGCCGATTCAAATTCAGGCAGATAGTCGTTATCGGAAGTCTCAGACCTATATGAGGCCTTTCGAAGGTATTTTGCCAATCCTGGAACGTCAGCTTCGTGATGCAAGTGGAGAAGCACAGCGGCAGAAGCTTGAAAAATATTTAGAGTTGGTTCCATGCGAAAGCTGCGCTGGACTGCGCTTGCGGCCGGAGGCATTGGCGGTGAAAGTTGGTCCGTTTCGGATTACGGATCTCACGGCAGTCAGTGTGGGCCAAACTCTCGAACGCATTGAAAGTTTGATGGGGGTGGGTAGCTATGAAGGCTCTGAGCCCCTGCTGAATTCCCGTCAGATACAGATCGGAGATCTTGTCTTGAAAGAGATTCGGATGCGTCTGCGCTTTTTGCTGGACGTTGGGTTGGACTACCTGAGCTTGGACCGACCAGCAATGACCCTGTCAGGAGGGGAAGCACAGAGGATCCGTCTTGCGACGCAAATCGGTGCTGGATTGACCGGGGTGCTCTATGTGCTTGATGAACCGAGCATTGGTTTGCATCAGCGTGACAACGATCGTTTATTGACCACGCTGGAACGTTTGAGGGATTTAGGCAACACTTTGGTGGTGGTTGAGCACGATGAGGACACGATCCGCGCTGCCGATCATCTTGTGGATATTGGCCCTGGAGCTGGAGTGCACGGTGGTCACATCGTGGCTGAGGGTTCGATCGATGATTTGTTAGGTGCTGAAGATTCTGTAACAGGTGCTTATTTAAGTGGGAAGAAGAGTATCCCCACCCCTGCTGAGAGGCGTAATGGTGGTACTCGCAGTTTGAAACTTCTTGATTGCTCCCGTAATAATCTTGAGGGATTAAATGTGGAGTTTCCGCTGGGACGTTTGGTGTCAGTCACTGGCGTTAGTGGCAGTGGCAAGAGCACTTTGGTGAATGAGTTGTTGCATCCAGCTCTGGAACATGGGCTTGGCCGTAAGATTCCCTTTCCTCAAGGATTGGGAGAACTTCGCGGGCTTAAGTCGATCGACAAAGTAATCGTGATTGATCAGTCTCCGATTGGTAGAACACCTCGCTCTAATCCCGCTACTTACACCGGGGCGTTTGATCCCATTCGTCAGATTTTTGCGGCCACAGTGGAGGCCAAAGCGCGTGGTTATCAGGTTGGACAGTTCAGCTTCAATGTGAAGGGTGGCCGTTGCGAAGCCTGCCGCGGCCAGGGCGTGAATGTGATCGAAATGAACTTTTTACCTGATGTCTATGTGCAATGTGATGTCTGTAAAGGGGCTCGTTTTAATCGTGAAACGCTTCAGGTCACCTACAAAGGGTTCACGATTGCTGATGTTCTGGAAATGACAGTGGAGCAGGCAGCTGATGTTTTTTCTGCGATCCCTCAGGCTGCTGATCGCTTAACCACGTTGGTTGATGTTGGTCTTGGATATGTAAAGCTAGGCCAGCCAGCTCCAACTCTTTCTGGTGGTGAAGCTCAGCGCGTGAAACTTGCTACAGAATTGTCGCGACGGGCTACCGGAAAGACTCTTTATTTAATTGATGAGCCAACCACCGGGCTTAGTTTTTATGACGTCCACAAATTGATGGATGTTATCCAGAGACTTGTTGATAAAGGAAATTCTGTGATTTGTATTGAGCACAATCTTGATGTGATTCGCTGTTCAGATTGGGTTATTGATTTAGGCCCAGAGGGTGGTAATAAGGGTGGTCAGATTGTTGTTACCGGAACTCCTGAAGAGGTCGCTCAACATAAAACTAGTCATACGGGTCGCTATCTCAAAGAAGTTTTAAAACAGCATCCTCCCCAGTTAATTAAATCAATGGAAGAGGCGGCATGA
- the recN gene encoding DNA repair protein RecN: MLTGLRLDNIALIERLELAFDHGFSVLTGETGAGKSLLLDALDALLGGMQGTSAGRLVRTGCDRAVIEATFTPDDAARRWLQEHQLDDEGGDLVLSREWRRQDERLSSRSRLNGTVVNRQQLLQLRPLLIDLTVQGQTQQLAYPGQQRRWIDRLGGEPLAQCIQTVRECWQVWQHCHADVLKLETDRFRLQEQQEEQDALLMELEAAYLEDPAEIQQLEQEQDRLVHGVRLLEGLAVLIGRLQDGAEQAPSALDHLTACCHELQQLQILDASLSVSAEKCLDLEAGLLDLIRGLEAYGASLESDPERLGVLQERLALLKRLERRHGVELKVLIERRDALRDQQAAGGADAALEVLRHREQEARKHRDSCNQSLTLLRQASAACLEERLMTHLRPMGLENVRFRVDFSAVDPMDLGADAICFLFSANPGQPLAPLAEVASGGEMSRFLLALKTCLADVDGFSTLLFDEIDSGVSGRVSGEMANLLRTMAKNRQVFCVTHQPLVAAAADHHFRVSKEVVDGETCSRVSHLRDTQARRQELAELAGGDFEDAQAYAASLLEQRAA, translated from the coding sequence GTGCTGACCGGTCTGAGACTGGACAACATCGCACTGATCGAGCGCTTGGAGCTGGCGTTCGATCACGGTTTTTCCGTGCTGACCGGTGAGACAGGGGCAGGCAAGTCGCTGTTGTTAGATGCCCTCGATGCCCTCCTTGGTGGCATGCAGGGAACGTCAGCGGGTCGGTTGGTGCGGACAGGTTGTGATCGTGCAGTGATTGAGGCGACTTTCACACCGGACGATGCCGCTCGGCGTTGGCTTCAAGAGCATCAACTGGACGATGAGGGCGGTGATTTGGTTTTGTCGCGGGAGTGGCGGCGTCAAGACGAACGCTTGAGCAGCCGCTCAAGACTGAATGGCACTGTCGTGAATCGGCAGCAATTGCTTCAGCTGAGGCCTTTGTTGATCGATCTCACGGTCCAGGGTCAAACCCAGCAGCTTGCCTATCCAGGTCAGCAACGTCGTTGGATCGATCGTCTAGGCGGTGAGCCACTAGCTCAGTGCATACAAACTGTGCGTGAGTGTTGGCAGGTTTGGCAGCACTGCCATGCCGACGTGTTGAAGCTGGAGACAGATCGATTTCGTCTTCAGGAACAACAAGAGGAACAAGACGCGTTATTGATGGAACTCGAGGCCGCTTACCTTGAGGATCCCGCTGAAATTCAACAGCTGGAACAAGAGCAAGACCGCTTGGTTCATGGCGTGCGCTTGCTGGAAGGTCTCGCTGTTTTGATTGGCCGGCTTCAAGACGGAGCTGAACAGGCTCCATCGGCTTTGGATCACCTAACGGCCTGCTGCCATGAGCTGCAGCAATTGCAGATCCTTGATGCCTCTCTGAGCGTTTCTGCTGAGAAATGCCTTGATTTGGAGGCTGGTTTGCTCGATTTAATTCGGGGCCTTGAAGCGTATGGAGCGTCTTTAGAGAGCGATCCAGAACGATTGGGTGTGCTGCAGGAACGGCTCGCTTTGCTGAAACGCTTAGAGCGTCGTCATGGCGTTGAACTCAAGGTCTTGATTGAGCGGCGTGATGCGCTGCGCGATCAACAGGCAGCGGGTGGAGCCGACGCGGCTTTGGAGGTGTTGCGCCACCGGGAACAGGAGGCTCGCAAGCATCGAGATTCCTGCAACCAGTCGCTCACGCTGTTGCGCCAGGCTTCCGCTGCTTGCCTGGAGGAGAGATTGATGACCCATTTGCGGCCAATGGGCCTTGAAAATGTGCGTTTTCGGGTGGATTTTTCTGCAGTTGATCCCATGGATCTAGGCGCAGATGCCATCTGTTTTTTGTTTTCGGCGAATCCTGGCCAGCCCCTTGCTCCCTTAGCTGAGGTGGCATCAGGAGGGGAGATGTCGCGTTTCCTTTTGGCGCTTAAAACCTGTCTGGCGGATGTGGATGGTTTCAGCACCTTGTTGTTTGACGAGATCGACAGTGGCGTCAGCGGTCGCGTGAGTGGAGAGATGGCCAATTTGCTGCGAACCATGGCCAAGAATCGCCAGGTGTTTTGTGTCACCCATCAACCGTTAGTGGCTGCAGCTGCAGATCATCACTTCCGCGTCAGCAAGGAGGTGGTGGATGGAGAAACCTGCTCGCGAGTGTCCCATCTGCGGGACACTCAGGCCAGACGCCAAGAATTGGCTGAATTGGCTGGAGGGGATTTTGAGGATGCTCAGGCCTATGCGGCAAGTTTGTTGGAGCAGCGAGCAGCCTGA
- a CDS encoding alpha/beta hydrolase: MPRRSRRQTILALGAAIGLSISSALQPAHAAKDVALVSGAYKRSISVSDLVYLADTGKARGILSDVLRFGKQNPQEVAKLLKQKLDLPLVLTSRLMSTRIGDVIIRRVATIIYPLKVPDPSVSVPAIRAGVINGLQKEEGGLTVINFLDAYPAEVMEVNIPALMALIEKAESIAGLVKFFSDSPLDGLK, from the coding sequence ATGCCCCGCAGATCCAGACGCCAAACCATCCTGGCGCTTGGTGCCGCAATCGGTCTCAGTATTTCATCTGCTCTACAACCGGCCCATGCAGCCAAGGATGTTGCCCTCGTAAGCGGGGCCTACAAACGATCGATCTCTGTGAGTGATCTTGTTTATCTCGCAGACACTGGCAAAGCCAGGGGCATTCTTTCTGATGTTCTTCGCTTCGGGAAACAGAATCCCCAAGAGGTCGCCAAATTATTAAAACAGAAGCTTGATCTTCCTTTAGTCCTAACCAGTCGTTTGATGTCCACTCGCATTGGAGACGTCATCATCCGCCGCGTTGCAACGATCATTTATCCCCTCAAAGTTCCCGATCCCTCGGTGAGTGTTCCTGCTATCCGAGCCGGAGTGATTAACGGTCTGCAAAAAGAAGAAGGTGGCCTCACAGTGATCAATTTTTTGGATGCCTATCCTGCAGAGGTCATGGAAGTGAATATTCCCGCCCTGATGGCTTTGATCGAAAAAGCTGAATCCATTGCTGGCTTGGTGAAATTCTTCTCCGATTCACCACTCGACGGCTTGAAATAA